One genomic segment of Salarias fasciatus chromosome 8, fSalaFa1.1, whole genome shotgun sequence includes these proteins:
- the foxj1b gene encoding forkhead box protein J1-B: protein MPVLTSPDVANKFKEKWLSIYPEDQVPGCDSAPLDDSLTSLHWLQNFSILSADPERPGGAGPGCPSSQHHLYFKRLGFPRAGTDSPSSPPAGDTAATGMPLYLGSPVTSGSESTVAPRFPTYAHPSPGYPQVPIQASPPVEVDYKTNPKVKPPYSYASLICMAMEASKQPKVTLSTIYNWITENFCYYRHAEPSWQNSIRHNLSLNKCFKKVPRQKDEPGKGGFWQIDPQYADMFVNGIFKRKRLSANHYSSSSSSNVHRQSKLVQGYPAIQNGCLYQGVSGKRKQLASKSGNKAARATESPLLATEANKADILRGDFDLASVFDDVLGGSCSTFEDLDINTALSSLGCEMEVSLQGGRQHAAAGLGRWCDGGDVLGQSQHVSHHQPYGYAGLSAASMECAVNMAELHLPQQQQQQQHPQHQHPQLDHDHLLQGHHPLHGFDEPATLFPEQPEEAVLQPWEEIKEEAQAIPLTLDQGFGLCEGFFTDMQTWERVDSYL, encoded by the exons ATGCCGGTCCTGACGAGCCCCGACGTGGCCAACAAGTTCAAAGAGAAGTGGCTGTCCATCTACCCGGAGGATCAGGTCCCCGGGTGTGACTCTGCCCCCCTCGACGACAGCCTCACGAGCCTCCACTGGCTCCAGAATTTCTCCATCCTCAGCGCGGACCCGGAGCGACCCGGCGGCGCCGGACCGGGCTGCCCGTCCTCCCAGCACCACCTCTATTTCAAGCGCCTGGGCTTCCCCAGGGCCGGCACCGACTCCCCGTCCAGCCCTCCGGCCGGGGACACGGCGGCCACCGGGATGCCCCTGTACCTCGGCAGCCCCGTCACCTCCGGCAGCGAGTCCACCGTCGCGCCGCGGTTCCCCACTTACGCGCACCCGTCGCCCGGATACCCGCAGGTCCCGATCCAGGCGAGCCCGCCGGTGGAGGTCGACTACAAAACCAACCCCAAAGTCAAGCCCCCTTATTCGTACGCCTCCCTGATCTGCATGGCCATGGAAGCCAGCAAGCAGCCCAAAGTGACTCTTTCCACCATCTATAACTGGATAACAGAGAATTTCTGCTACTACAGACACGCGGAGCCCAGCTGGCAG AACTCGATTCGCCACAACCTGTCGCTCAACAAATGCTTCAAGAAGGTCCCCAGACAAAAGGACGAGCCTGGGAAAGGAGGCTTCTGGCAGATTGACCCTCAGTACGCCGACATGTTTGTCAATGGCATCTTCAAACGCAAAAGGTTGTCGGCGAACcactacagcagcagcagcagcagcaacgtGCACAGACAGAGCAAACTGGTTCAGGGCTACCCCGCCATCCAAAATGGCTGCCTTTACCAAGGGGTGAGCGGCAAACGGAAGCAGCTGGCCTCTAAGAGCGGCAACAAGGCGGCGAGGGCCACGGAGTCTCCTCTGTTAGCCACCGAGGCCAACAAGGCGGACATCCTGCGGGGGGACTTCGACCTGGCGTCCGTGTTCGACGACGTCCTCGGCGGGAGTTGTAGCACCTTTGAGGATTTGGACATCAACACCGCGCTGAGCTCGCTGGGCTGCGAGATGGAGGTCTCCCTGCAGGGCGGGAGGCAGCACGCGGCGGCGGGGCTGGGGAGGTGGTGCGACGGAGGCGACGTGCTGGGCCAGAGCCAGCACGTGAGCCACCACCAGCCGTACGGCTACGCCGGCCTGAGCGCCGCCTCCATGGAGTGCGCCGTCAACATGGCGGAGCTGCAcctccctcagcagcagcagcagcagcagcacccgcAGCACCAGCACCCGCAGCTGGACCACGACCACCTGCTCCAGGGACACCACCCGCTGCACGGCTTCGACGAGCCCGCCACGTTGTTCCCGGAGCAGCCGGAGGAGGCGGTGCTGCAGCCGTGGGAGGAAATCAAAGAGGAGGCGCAGGCCATCCCTCTGACGCTGGATCAGGGCTTCGGCCTGTGCGAGGGCTTCTTCACAGACATGCAGACGTGGGAGCGAGTGGACAGCTATCTGTGA